From a single Brassica rapa cultivar Chiifu-401-42 chromosome A01, CAAS_Brap_v3.01, whole genome shotgun sequence genomic region:
- the LOC117126904 gene encoding uncharacterized protein LOC117126904, with product MKTLSWNCRGIGNDLTVRRLTEMCQKHRPGLVFLSETKNMRLLLQNIQTDLGFDHLFTVEPLGLSGGLAILFMDELQVNVLFSNNRMIDIVAVIDGIKVFMTFVYGDPVLERRDQVWERLTRFSTTRNGPWFMIGDFNEITDHSEKEGGRKRSDSSFLPFKQMLSHCGMLEFPFTGNKLSWVGKRSRGITVRCRLDRAVGNEDWHEKFPHTVTKYLRLWGSDHRPILADILTKPVRRKKKFKFDKRWLDNEELRNVILEGWKSEDLPPDATIMEHIASCRKALSQWRIQNNVNSAKQVEELKEKVEGLYLDDDATTEEISAALKELSTALKAEEMFWRQKSRVLWLREGDRNSKYFHALVKQRRARNRITQLMDENGNIVEDEEGLVAIATSYFRQIFESSDPEDIAEALSEVPTTITGAINTDLTAPVTEWEVKLALFAMHPEKAPGPDGMTALFYQKFWDIVKDDLTRMVNQFLFEGTMAQGLNDTNICLIPKTTKPNEMTKFRPISLCNVSYKIISKVLCQRLKKVLPQRISETQSAFVVGRQITDNIMIAQEMFHALRTKPGGRVKRMAIKTDMSKAYDRMEWSFIEAVMRKMGFSELWIDWIMRCITSVKVPANVRQQIKDTLGIQNEGGMGSYLGIPEDISGSKCKLFAFLKEKLLHRVNGWTGRWLSKGGKEVLIKTILLALPTYVMSSFLLPLEICENLASAIAQFWWSSNPPKRGVHWAKWEKMCAPREEGGIGFRMIHEFNLALLVKQLWRLVQFPDSLVARVLRGRYYRLSSPLRIGTVDSPSYVWTSITAARKLLLLGIRSKVHSGYKINVWEDPWIPTMPARPAHARAPAVNPKMLLSSLINPVTKEWDTRLLEQYVAQEDIPMILSLTISPTHRRDTFCWSYTKTGQYTVKSGYWVATNLMRDEEELQVLQPSITKLQAFDWKVNAPQKICHLIWQLISGQIAVTRNLVRRNMRCDNYCPRCGAPEETVTHAIFECPPALQAWELSSTPSSSEIFLVSSIYANMDFLFWRKNDILEPEEDRDPYPWIIWYIWKARNDKLFRGIDRDPLELVRYAESECQAWYNARDSVPVMPNVQTIEESQVLSLGNICMVDGSWTSTAQFSGIGWVWKDAIGKIQLMGSRNLRRKETSLHSELEALKWAMESMIQHSTCQKFGTDCKDLIAMMEQPQDWPNFSTELENIQTLRLCFSDFKIIYIPRTQNEIADALARNAQLS from the exons aaataacagAATGATTGACATTGTGGCAGTCATTGATGGAATAAAAGTTTTCATGACGTTTGTTTATGGAGACCCTGTATTAGAACGTAGGGACCAAGTATGGGAACGTCTTACGCGTTTCTCGACAACACGAAATGGACCTTGGTTCATGATAGGTGATTTTAACGAAATAACGGACCACAGCGAGAAAGAGGGAGGGAGAAAGCGATCTGATAGCTCCTTCTTACCTTTCAAGCAGATGTTAAGTCACTGTGGAATGCTGGAATTTCCATTTACTGGGAATAAGCTTTCATGGGTGGGGAAAAGATCAAGGGGAATAACTGTTAGATGCAGATTGGATAGAGCAGTGGGTAATGAGGATTGGCATGAAAAGTTCCCCCACACCGTGACAAAGTACCTTAGGCTGTGGGGATCGGATCATCGTCCGATCCTTGCGGATATTCTCACAAAGCCAGTCAGGagaaagaaaaaatttaaatttgataagCGGTGGCTGGATAATGAGGAATTAAGGAATGTCATTCTCGAAGGTTGGAAGTCAGAGGACTTGCCTCCAGATGCGACTATAATGGAGCATATTGCTAGCTGTCGGAAAGCACTGAGTCAATGGAGGATACAAAACAATGTGAATTCGGCAAAGCAAGTCGAGGAGCTAAAGGAGAAGGTGGAGGGACTGTATTTGGATGATGATGCTACTACAGAGGAAATATCGGCAGCTCTGAAGGAATTATCTACTGCTCTTAAGGCAGAAGAGATGTTTTGGAGACAGAAAAGTAGGGTTCTTTGGTTAAGGGAGGGCGATAggaattcaaaatattttcatgCGTTGGTGAAGCAAAGAAGAGCAAGGAATAGGATAACGCAACTCATGGATGAGAATGGAAATATAGTGGAGGATGAGGAGGGACTAGTAGCCATTGCTACTAGTTATTTTAGGCAAATATTTGAATCCTCTGACCCAGAGGATATAGCTGAGGCACTATCAGAGGTTCCAACAACGATCACAGGGGCAATAAACACAGATCTCACAGCCCCTGTAACTGAATGGGAGGTAAAATTAGCATTATTCGCTATGCATCCGGAAAAAGCCCCAGGACCAGATGGAATGACAGCTCTCTTTTATCAAAAGTTCTGGGATATTGTCAAAGATGATTTAACTCGTATGGTTAATCAATTCCTTTTTGAAGGAACAATGGCACAGGGCCTTAACGATACGAATATTTGTTTAATCCCTAAGACGACAAAACCGAATGAGATGACTAAATTTAGACCTATCAGTCTATGTAATGTCAGCTACAAGATAATATCTAAGGTCTTATGCCAAAGGTTGAAGAAGGTTCTCCCACAAAGAATATCAGAGACCCAGTCAGCCTTTGTTGTTGGGAGACAAATCACGGATAATATCATGATAGCTCAGGAGATGTTCCATGCTTTGAGAACTAAGCCGGGAGGAAGAGTTAAACGGATGGCCATTAAGACTGATATGAGTAAAGCATATGATAGGATGGAATGGTCATTCATTGAAGCAGTCATGCGAAAGATGGGCTTCTCCGAATTGTGGATTGATTGGATTATGCGATGCATTACTTCGGTCAA GGTTCCAGCGAACGTTAGACAGCAGATCAAGGACACTCTTGGTATACAAAATGAAGGTGGGATGGGCTCATATCTAGGAATCCCAGAGGATATTAGTGGTTCAAAGTGCAAATTATTTGCCTTCCTAAAGGAGAAGCTCCTACATAGAGTGAATGGCTGGACTGGTAGATGGTTATCGAAGGGTGGGAAGGAGGTTTTGATTAAAACGATATTGCTAGCTCTCCCGACCTATGTTATGTCCAGCTTCCTGCTTCCTTTGGAGATATGTGAGAACTTAGCAAGTGCCATTGCACAGTTCTGGTGGAGCTCGAATCCTCCGAAAAGAGGAGTTCATTGGGCAAAATGGGAAAAGATGTGTGCACCTAGAGAAGAGGGAGGAATTGGTTTCCGTATGATCCATGAATTTAACCTAGCTCTTCTAGTAAAGCAGCTGTGGCGACTTGTGCAATTTCCGGATTCACTAGTAGCGAGAGTTCTCCGAGGAAGATATTACCGTCTCAGTTCGCCGTTGCGAATAGGCACTGTGGATTCTCCATCTTATGTATGGACAAGTATAACTGCCGCGAGGAAGTTATTACTTCTGGGAATTAGAAGTAAGGTGCACTCAGGGTACAAAATTAATGTGTGGGAAGATCCTTGGATCCCTACGATGCCAGCTAGGCCGGCTCATGCCCGAGCTCCAGCGGTGAATCCTAAGATGCTTCTCAGCAGCCTTATTAATCCTGTTACCAAAGAGTGGGATACTCGACTATTGGAACAATATGTAGCTCAAGAAGATATCCCGATGATTCTGAGTCTGACCATTAGTCCTACTCATCGACGTGATACATTTTGCTGGAGTTACACAAAGACTGGACAATATACTGTCAAATCGGGATATTGGGTTGCAACAAACTTGATGAGAGACGAAGAGGAGTTACAAGTTTTACAGCCTAGCATCACAAAACTTCAAGCCTTTGATTGGAAGGTGAATGCGCCACAAAAGATCtgccatcttatatggcaactAATATCTGGACAGATAGCCGTAACAAGAAATTTGGTACGCCGCAACATGAGATGTGATAATTATTGCCCAAGATGTGGAGCGCCAGAAGAGACCGTTACTCATGCTATCTTCGAGTGTCCACCGGCCTTACAAGCATGGGAGTTATCATCAACACCATCGAGCTCTGAAATCTTTCTTGTATCGAGTATTTACGCTAATATGGATTTTCTTTTTTGGAGAAAGAATGATATTCTGGAACCAGAAGAGGATAGAGATCCTTATCCTTGGATAATTTGGTATATCTGGAAAGCTAGGAATGATAAGTTGTTCAGAGGCATAGACAGAGATCCATTGGAGCTAGTCAGATATGCAGAGAGTGAGTGCCAAGCTTGGTACAATGCAAGAGACTCTGTACCGGTTATGCCAAATGTACAGACTATTGAAGAATCccaagtcttaagcttgggtaatatctGCATGGTGGATGGTTCATGGACTTCCACAGCTCAATTTAGTGGAATAGGATGGGTCTGGAAGGATGCAATAGGAAAGATACAACTCATGGGGTCAAGAAACTTACGGAGGAAGGAGACATCGCTACACTCGGAACTGGAAGCTTTAAAGTGGGCAATGGAGAGCATGATACAACACTCGACTTGTCAAAAGTTTGGGACAGACTGCAAGGATTTGATAGCAATGATGGAGCAGCCACAAGATTGGCCCAACTTCTCAACTGAGCTGGAAAACATTCAAACTCTTCGGTTGTGTTTTTCAGACTTCAAGATTATCTATATTCCAAGGACGCAGAATGAGATTGCGGATGCGCTAGCTAGAAATGCAC AATTATCTTGA